The proteins below come from a single Pseudomonas chlororaphis genomic window:
- a CDS encoding phosphatase: MIGIISDVHGNYSALRTVLAKLDELGVTQIICLGDTAGYYSQVNECCDALRERDVFSVMGNHDWYLAKHERCPRSNSANACLDYQQGVVTAQNLAWLGSLAQRSNQQGVSIVHGGWNDPLDEYVRPSQAYFSPLPGRYFASGHTHVQYLWSGEGKVYCNPGSVGQPRDGDARAGFATWDGEAFELHRVEYDIVETQQAMKRAGFTPYFYENLDTGSQIGGRISAV; the protein is encoded by the coding sequence ATGATCGGGATCATTTCTGACGTACATGGCAATTACAGCGCCCTTCGGACAGTGCTGGCCAAGCTCGACGAACTGGGTGTTACACAGATCATCTGCTTGGGCGACACCGCCGGTTACTACAGCCAGGTCAACGAATGCTGCGACGCCCTGCGCGAGCGGGACGTCTTCTCGGTGATGGGCAACCACGACTGGTACCTGGCCAAGCATGAGCGATGCCCTCGTTCCAACAGCGCCAATGCCTGCCTGGACTACCAGCAAGGCGTCGTCACGGCGCAGAACCTGGCCTGGCTGGGCTCGCTTGCGCAGCGCTCGAACCAACAGGGGGTGAGCATCGTCCACGGTGGCTGGAACGATCCGCTGGATGAGTACGTGCGACCTTCGCAGGCGTATTTTTCGCCCTTGCCTGGCCGCTACTTCGCCTCGGGCCATACTCATGTCCAGTACCTGTGGAGCGGCGAAGGCAAGGTCTACTGCAACCCTGGTTCAGTCGGCCAGCCCCGTGATGGTGATGCTCGGGCCGGTTTCGCGACCTGGGACGGTGAGGCGTTCGAGCTGCACCGGGTTGAATACGACATCGTTGAAACCCAGCAGGCGATGAAGCGAGCCGGATTCACTCCGTACTTCTATGAAAATCTTGATACAGGCAGCCAGATAGGTGGGCGGATCAGTGCGGTTTGA
- a CDS encoding ATPase AAA — MRIKVHCQNRIGILRDILNLLVEYGINVARGEVGGEHGNAIYLHCPNLINIQFQALRPKFEGIAGVFGVKRVGLMPSERRHMELNALLGALEFPVLSIDMGGSIVAANRAAAQLLGVRVDEVPGIPLSRYAEDFDLPELVRANQSRINGLRVKVKGDVFLADIAPLQSEHDDSEAMAGAVLTLHRADRVGERIYNVRKQELRGFDSIFQSSKVMAAVVREARRMAPLDAPLLIEGETGTGKELLARACHLASPRGQSPLMALNCAGLPESMAETELFGYGPGAFEGARAEGKLGLLELTAGGTLFLDGVGEMSPRLQVKLLRFLQDGCFRRVGSDEEVYLDVRVICATQVDLSELCARGEFRQDLYHRLNVLSLHIPPLRECLDGLTPLVEHFLDQASRQIGCPLPKLAPAAMERLSHYHWPGNVRQLENVLFQAVSLCDGGKVRAEHIRLPDYGVRQPLGDFSLEGGLDEIVGRFEKAVLERLYSEHPSSRQLGKRLGVSHTTIANKLRAYEVGKAES, encoded by the coding sequence ATGCGCATCAAAGTCCATTGCCAGAACCGCATCGGCATCCTGCGGGACATCCTCAACCTGTTGGTGGAGTACGGCATCAACGTCGCCCGCGGGGAGGTTGGTGGCGAACATGGCAATGCGATCTACCTGCACTGTCCCAACCTGATCAACATTCAATTCCAGGCGTTGCGTCCGAAGTTCGAGGGCATCGCCGGGGTGTTTGGCGTCAAGCGTGTAGGGCTGATGCCCAGCGAGCGTCGGCACATGGAGCTCAACGCCTTGCTGGGCGCCCTGGAGTTTCCGGTGCTGTCCATCGACATGGGCGGCTCCATCGTCGCCGCGAACCGGGCGGCGGCGCAGTTGCTCGGGGTGCGGGTGGATGAGGTGCCGGGGATTCCGCTGTCGCGTTATGCCGAGGATTTCGACCTGCCGGAGCTGGTGCGCGCCAACCAGTCGCGCATCAACGGCTTGCGGGTCAAGGTCAAGGGCGATGTGTTCCTGGCCGATATCGCGCCTTTGCAATCGGAGCACGACGACAGCGAGGCCATGGCCGGCGCGGTCCTGACGTTGCACCGCGCCGATCGGGTCGGCGAGCGTATCTACAACGTGCGCAAGCAGGAGTTACGCGGCTTCGACAGCATCTTCCAGAGCTCCAAGGTGATGGCGGCGGTGGTCCGTGAAGCCCGGCGCATGGCGCCGCTGGATGCGCCGCTGTTGATCGAGGGCGAGACCGGCACCGGCAAGGAATTGCTGGCGCGGGCCTGCCACCTGGCGAGCCCGCGCGGGCAATCGCCGCTGATGGCGCTCAACTGTGCCGGCCTGCCGGAGTCCATGGCCGAGACCGAACTGTTCGGCTACGGCCCTGGCGCCTTCGAAGGTGCCCGGGCCGAAGGCAAGCTCGGCCTGCTGGAACTGACGGCGGGGGGCACGCTGTTTCTCGACGGGGTCGGGGAGATGAGCCCGCGCCTGCAAGTGAAGCTGCTGCGCTTTTTGCAGGATGGTTGCTTTCGTCGGGTCGGCAGCGATGAGGAGGTGTACCTGGATGTGCGCGTGATCTGCGCCACCCAGGTGGACCTCTCCGAACTCTGCGCCCGCGGCGAATTCCGCCAGGACCTGTACCACCGCTTGAACGTTCTGTCGCTGCACATTCCGCCACTGCGCGAATGCCTGGATGGGCTGACGCCGTTGGTGGAGCACTTTCTCGACCAGGCCAGCCGCCAGATCGGCTGCCCGTTGCCAAAGCTGGCCCCGGCGGCGATGGAGCGCCTGAGCCACTACCATTGGCCGGGCAATGTCCGGCAACTGGAAAACGTGTTGTTCCAGGCGGTGTCCCTGTGCGATGGCGGGAAAGTGCGGGCCGAGCACATTCGCCTGCCGGACTACGGCGTGCGCCAGCCCCTTGGCGATTTCTCCCTTGAGGGCGGGCTCGACGAGATCGTCGGGCGCTTCGAGAAGGCGGTGCTGGAGCGCCTCTACTCCGAGCACCCCAGCAGCCGGCAATTGGGCAAGCGGTTGGGGGTGTCCCATACCACCATTGCCAACAAGTTGCGGGCGTACGAGGTGGGCAAGGCTGAGTCCTGA
- the phhA gene encoding phenylalanine 4-monooxygenase (phenylalanine 4-hydroxylase; phenylalanine 4-hydroxylase; catalyzes the formation of 4a-hydroxytetrahydrobiopterin and tyrosine from phenylalanine and tetrahydrobiopterin), which translates to MKQTQYVAREPDAQGFIDYPAEEHAVWNTLITRQLKVIEGRACQEYLDGIEKLGLPHDRIPQLGEINKVLGETTGWQVARVPALIPFQTFFELLASKQFPVATFIRTREELDYLQEPDIFHEIFGHCPLLTNPWFAEFTHTYGKLGLQASKEERVYLARLYWMTIEFGLVDTPQGRRIYGGGILSSPKETVYCLSDEPEHQAFDPLEAMRTPYRIDILQPVYFVLPELKRLFDLAHEDIMSLVKRGRELGLHTPKFPPKAA; encoded by the coding sequence ATGAAGCAGACGCAGTACGTGGCCCGCGAGCCCGATGCGCAAGGTTTTATCGACTACCCCGCCGAAGAACATGCGGTGTGGAACACGCTGATCACCCGCCAGTTGAAAGTCATCGAGGGCCGCGCGTGCCAGGAATACCTCGACGGCATCGAAAAGCTCGGCCTGCCCCACGATCGCATCCCGCAACTGGGTGAAATCAATAAAGTGCTGGGCGAAACCACAGGCTGGCAAGTCGCCCGGGTGCCGGCGCTGATCCCCTTCCAGACCTTTTTTGAATTGCTGGCCAGCAAGCAGTTTCCGGTGGCGACCTTTATTCGTACCCGTGAAGAACTGGACTACCTGCAAGAGCCGGACATTTTCCACGAGATCTTCGGCCACTGTCCCCTGCTGACCAACCCCTGGTTCGCCGAATTCACCCACACCTACGGCAAGCTCGGTCTGCAGGCCTCCAAGGAAGAACGCGTCTACCTGGCGCGCCTGTACTGGATGACCATCGAGTTCGGCCTGGTGGACACGCCTCAGGGCCGACGCATCTACGGCGGTGGCATCCTGTCGTCCCCCAAGGAGACGGTGTACTGCCTGTCCGACGAGCCCGAGCACCAGGCGTTCGATCCGCTGGAAGCCATGCGCACGCCGTATCGCATCGACATCCTGCAACCGGTGTACTTCGTCCTTCCCGAACTCAAGCGCCTGTTCGACCTGGCCCATGAAGACATCATGAGCCTGGTCAAGCGCGGCCGGGAACTGGGCCTGCACACGCCGAAATTTCCGCCAAAAGCGGCCTGA
- a CDS encoding nitroreductase codes for MQALDALLNRVSVPRLVDPAPTPEQREVMFAAAMRAPDHGQLRPWRFLTVEGAARQRMGELLAEAARFNDPLVAEAVVEKALNGPLRAPLVVVVIARLQDHFKVPKAEQMLAAGCAAHAILLAAYAQGVGGVWRTGELAYSPHVAKGLGLEDGEEVIGFLYLGTPQKEARVAPKEDTAEFVREWTGL; via the coding sequence ATGCAGGCTCTCGACGCTTTGCTCAACCGTGTTTCCGTCCCGCGCCTGGTGGACCCGGCCCCTACGCCGGAACAGCGCGAGGTCATGTTCGCCGCTGCGATGCGGGCGCCGGATCACGGCCAGTTGCGGCCTTGGCGTTTTCTGACGGTGGAGGGGGCGGCGCGCCAGCGCATGGGCGAACTGCTGGCCGAAGCGGCGCGCTTCAACGACCCGCTGGTGGCCGAAGCCGTTGTGGAAAAAGCCCTCAACGGCCCGTTGCGTGCGCCGTTGGTCGTGGTGGTGATCGCCCGCCTGCAGGATCATTTCAAGGTCCCGAAGGCCGAGCAGATGCTGGCGGCCGGCTGCGCGGCCCATGCCATCCTGCTGGCGGCTTATGCCCAGGGCGTCGGTGGCGTCTGGCGTACGGGCGAGCTGGCGTATTCCCCGCACGTGGCCAAGGGGCTTGGCTTGGAGGACGGCGAAGAGGTGATCGGTTTCCTTTACCTGGGCACCCCGCAGAAAGAGGCACGCGTTGCCCCGAAGGAAGACACCGCCGAATTTGTTCGTGAGTGGACAGGGCTGTAG
- a CDS encoding aromatic amino acid aminotransferase: MHFDAIGRVPGDPILGLMEAYGADTNPSKFDLGVGVYKDAQGLTPILESVKQAEQRLVDRQTTKTYIGGHGDAAFGQLISELVLGADSAHIAEKRAGATQTPGGTGALRLSADFIAQCLPGRGVWLSNPTWPIHETIFAAAGVKASHYPYVGADNRLDIEAMLATLNQAPKGDVVLLHACCHNPTGFDLTHDQWRQVLDVVRQRELLPLIDFAYQGFGDGLEQDAWAVRLFAQALPEVLITSSCSKNFGLYCDRTGALIVCAGESGKLLDIRSQLANIARNLWSTPPDHGAAVVATILGDAQLKSLWADEVQAMRLRIAQLRSGLLDALEPHGLRERFAHIGVQRGMFSYTGLTPEQVRHLRERHSVYMVGTGRANVAGIDATRLDQFAEAIADVCK, encoded by the coding sequence ATGCATTTCGACGCCATCGGCCGGGTGCCCGGCGATCCGATCCTCGGCCTGATGGAGGCCTACGGCGCGGACACCAACCCGAGCAAGTTCGACCTGGGCGTGGGGGTCTACAAGGATGCCCAGGGCCTGACGCCGATCCTGGAATCGGTAAAGCAGGCCGAACAGCGCCTGGTGGATCGCCAGACCACCAAGACCTACATTGGCGGTCACGGCGACGCGGCGTTCGGCCAGTTGATCAGTGAACTGGTGCTGGGCGCGGACTCGGCACACATCGCCGAAAAACGCGCCGGCGCCACCCAGACCCCAGGGGGCACCGGGGCCCTGCGCCTGAGTGCCGACTTCATCGCCCAGTGCCTGCCCGGGCGGGGCGTCTGGCTGAGCAACCCGACCTGGCCGATCCACGAGACCATCTTCGCCGCCGCTGGCGTCAAGGCCAGTCACTACCCCTACGTGGGCGCCGACAATCGCCTGGATATCGAGGCCATGCTGGCGACCTTGAACCAGGCGCCCAAAGGCGATGTGGTGCTGCTGCACGCGTGCTGCCACAACCCCACCGGTTTCGACCTGACCCATGATCAATGGCGCCAGGTACTGGACGTGGTGCGCCAGCGTGAACTGTTGCCGTTGATCGACTTCGCCTACCAGGGCTTTGGCGACGGGCTGGAACAGGATGCGTGGGCGGTGCGGCTGTTTGCCCAGGCGCTGCCGGAAGTGCTGATCACCAGTTCCTGCTCGAAGAACTTTGGCCTGTACTGCGATCGCACCGGGGCGCTGATCGTCTGCGCCGGGGAAAGCGGGAAGTTGCTGGATATCCGCAGCCAACTGGCCAACATCGCCCGCAACCTGTGGTCGACGCCGCCGGATCACGGCGCCGCCGTGGTCGCGACCATCCTTGGCGACGCACAACTCAAAAGCCTGTGGGCCGACGAAGTCCAGGCCATGCGCCTGCGCATCGCCCAGCTACGCAGCGGCCTGCTGGACGCCCTCGAGCCCCACGGCCTGCGGGAGCGCTTCGCCCATATCGGCGTGCAACGCGGAATGTTTTCCTACACCGGCCTGACGCCGGAGCAGGTCCGGCATCTGCGCGAGCGGCACAGCGTGTACATGGTCGGCACGGGCCGGGCCAACGTGGCGGGCATCGACGCGACACGCCTGGACCAATTCGCCGAGGCGATTGCTGACGTTTGTAAATAA
- a CDS encoding glycosyltransferase — protein MSNPAQLDAHSLEQALARLRLMYAKPEHPYYFAAPAYRESSSGVVSLHYLCHMLNLSGREAYICGSDVVNPDLKTPVITSAIKQRHKAAGKVPIAVYPEVFPGNPLNCSVVARFLLNFEGFLTGNSMDAAPTDLFFYYAARLAEHRGDPDGDLLCLPTIDIEMFSSVGTDAVREGSYLYQNRHPLEKIDYAQLPADIRLLSMANPLTLPELAKVLRKAEVMYSYEWSMTCVMAVLCGCPVIFIPGHGVDQPLLDTSFFGSVGFAMLDQPDPLAHARASLGDALPRYVERTASFWQQLDVFIARTQATAAREAVGNRLGALDWLRQRYPTAQQLRLVNERLAIPTAPSFTVLVRDDGNPLALAHTLDSLDRQLYQRIHVCVMGSVDPARANVQWLDCDPRQPVTAINGLLAGIQSDWVMMVEAGEEFVAAGLQVTALNLLDAPDNCLAVYADEALRMAGVVNVALRPDLNLDLLLANPASFSRHWMYRREALVQLCGFDETCGGAFELAYQLRLISEQGGQSVGHVSEPLLIANEPRPSDCADERAVIDAHLQARGYVQGQAIALDMQPGGYRIDYGHERQASVSIVIYLEGQLVNFQRCLESLLIQTSAVDFEVLLVEPGGDDPALLEWLALVEEMGEGRFQVLRFMPGQSRAAMCNAAAQEARGEYLLWLDAHAAVLEPGWLHALLNQAQRPEVGAVGGKSQDNQGRIRQAGLVLGLGGTVGRAFEGVSSQVAGYMGRLGLEQSCCAVDGECLMLRRALFLEAGGFDTDPLLAPWAPIDLCLKLYQAGYLNVWTPFARLLVDPLPAPRASREQEDALFARWMPQLARDPGYNANFSLRAGEGFTLENNDLSWYPLQGSVPRLLVCITDPQATGHSRLIQPLRAMLEAGEVEGTAVSTVLSAVEIERLAPATVVLQRPLDDAGLLALSRLRAFSKAFTVYDLDGYLPQMELKGDYSADELLERLRFGLLQADRVLVSSPALAELLQGQHDDIRVVETLLPAAWGRLQSKRAVGVRPRLGWLGGKDAELLADVLPALAGEVDWVVLGDCPAAMRPFVAELHPGVGQQQLAGALAALNLDLALVPMAETLGNACSADLRVLQHAACGHPVICSRVPGFVGGEVLPLSRVSNEAQDWIRTIRLHLEDREASATLGDALQSAVRAQWLLEGERLDAWRQAWLAD, from the coding sequence ATGTCGAACCCCGCGCAGTTGGACGCTCATTCGCTTGAACAGGCGTTGGCGCGTTTGCGGCTGATGTATGCCAAACCCGAGCATCCCTACTATTTCGCCGCGCCTGCCTACCGTGAATCGTCGTCGGGCGTGGTCTCGCTGCATTACCTTTGCCACATGCTCAATCTCAGTGGCCGTGAGGCTTACATCTGCGGCAGCGACGTGGTCAATCCAGACCTCAAGACCCCGGTGATCACCTCCGCGATCAAACAGCGCCACAAGGCCGCCGGCAAAGTGCCGATCGCGGTGTACCCCGAGGTGTTCCCCGGCAATCCGCTGAACTGTTCGGTCGTGGCGCGTTTTCTGCTGAATTTCGAGGGCTTCCTGACCGGAAACAGCATGGACGCGGCGCCCACCGACTTGTTTTTCTATTACGCAGCCCGGCTCGCCGAGCACCGGGGCGACCCTGACGGCGACCTGCTGTGCCTGCCGACCATCGACATCGAAATGTTCTCCAGCGTGGGCACCGATGCTGTGCGCGAGGGTAGCTATCTCTATCAGAACCGCCACCCGCTGGAAAAGATCGACTACGCGCAACTACCCGCCGACATTCGTCTGCTGAGCATGGCCAATCCGCTGACCCTGCCTGAGTTGGCCAAGGTATTGCGCAAGGCCGAGGTGATGTATTCCTACGAGTGGTCGATGACCTGCGTGATGGCGGTGCTGTGCGGCTGCCCGGTGATCTTCATTCCGGGGCATGGCGTCGACCAGCCGCTGCTCGACACCAGTTTCTTCGGCAGTGTGGGCTTTGCCATGCTCGACCAGCCGGACCCGTTGGCGCATGCCCGGGCCAGCCTCGGCGACGCTTTGCCGCGTTACGTTGAGCGCACCGCGTCTTTCTGGCAGCAACTGGATGTGTTCATTGCCCGGACCCAGGCGACCGCCGCCCGGGAAGCCGTCGGCAACCGCCTGGGGGCGCTCGACTGGTTGCGCCAGCGCTACCCGACGGCCCAGCAGTTGCGCCTGGTCAACGAGCGCTTGGCGATCCCAACGGCCCCCAGCTTCACGGTCCTGGTCCGCGATGACGGCAACCCGCTTGCATTGGCGCACACCCTCGACAGCCTGGATCGACAGTTGTACCAGCGCATCCATGTGTGCGTGATGGGCAGCGTCGATCCGGCGCGCGCCAACGTCCAGTGGTTGGACTGTGATCCGAGGCAGCCGGTGACTGCGATCAATGGCTTGCTCGCTGGCATCCAGAGCGACTGGGTGATGATGGTCGAGGCGGGGGAGGAGTTCGTAGCCGCAGGCTTGCAGGTGACGGCGCTCAACCTGCTCGACGCCCCCGACAATTGCCTGGCGGTGTACGCCGACGAGGCGCTGCGCATGGCTGGCGTGGTCAATGTCGCGCTGCGCCCCGATCTGAACCTGGACTTGCTGTTGGCCAACCCGGCCAGTTTTTCCCGTCACTGGATGTACCGTCGCGAAGCGCTGGTGCAGCTGTGCGGTTTTGACGAGACCTGCGGCGGAGCCTTTGAGCTGGCCTATCAGTTGCGCCTGATCAGCGAGCAAGGTGGGCAGAGCGTGGGGCATGTCAGCGAGCCCCTGCTGATCGCCAACGAGCCGAGGCCGTCGGACTGCGCCGATGAGCGTGCGGTCATCGACGCGCATCTGCAGGCGCGTGGCTACGTTCAAGGGCAGGCGATCGCCCTGGACATGCAGCCCGGCGGCTACCGCATCGACTACGGCCATGAGCGCCAGGCCTCGGTCAGCATTGTGATCTACCTCGAAGGGCAACTGGTCAATTTCCAGCGTTGCCTGGAAAGCCTGCTGATCCAGACCAGCGCCGTGGACTTCGAAGTCTTACTGGTCGAGCCGGGCGGCGACGACCCTGCCTTGCTGGAGTGGCTGGCGCTAGTCGAGGAGATGGGCGAAGGCCGTTTCCAGGTGTTGCGTTTCATGCCGGGACAATCCCGTGCAGCCATGTGCAATGCGGCGGCGCAGGAAGCGCGTGGCGAGTACCTGCTGTGGCTCGATGCCCATGCCGCCGTGCTGGAACCCGGCTGGTTGCACGCGTTGCTCAACCAGGCCCAGCGCCCGGAAGTCGGCGCCGTGGGCGGCAAGTCCCAGGACAACCAGGGGCGCATTCGTCAGGCGGGCCTGGTGCTGGGGTTGGGAGGAACGGTCGGTCGGGCTTTCGAGGGCGTGTCATCCCAGGTGGCGGGCTACATGGGGCGGCTGGGGCTTGAGCAGAGCTGCTGCGCGGTGGACGGTGAGTGCCTGATGCTGCGTCGAGCGTTGTTCCTCGAGGCGGGCGGCTTCGACACCGATCCGTTGTTGGCGCCCTGGGCTCCTATCGATCTGTGCCTGAAGTTGTACCAGGCGGGGTACCTGAACGTCTGGACGCCTTTCGCACGCCTGTTGGTCGACCCGCTGCCGGCCCCCCGTGCGAGCCGCGAGCAGGAGGACGCGTTGTTCGCCCGCTGGATGCCGCAGTTGGCCCGCGACCCTGGCTACAACGCCAATTTCTCGCTGCGTGCCGGTGAGGGCTTTACCCTGGAAAACAACGACCTGAGCTGGTATCCGCTGCAAGGCAGCGTGCCGAGGCTGCTGGTTTGCATCACTGACCCGCAGGCGACGGGGCACTCGCGGCTGATCCAGCCGTTGCGGGCCATGCTGGAAGCCGGGGAGGTCGAGGGTACGGCGGTTTCAACGGTGTTGTCGGCGGTGGAGATCGAGCGCCTGGCGCCGGCCACCGTAGTGTTGCAGCGGCCTCTGGATGACGCGGGGCTGTTGGCCCTGAGCCGTCTGAGGGCGTTTTCCAAAGCGTTCACGGTCTACGACCTGGACGGTTACTTGCCGCAGATGGAATTGAAAGGCGATTACTCTGCCGATGAGCTGTTGGAGCGCCTGCGGTTCGGGCTGCTACAGGCGGATCGGGTATTGGTCTCTTCGCCGGCGCTGGCCGAACTGTTGCAGGGCCAGCACGATGATATTCGCGTGGTGGAAACCCTGCTGCCGGCCGCCTGGGGGCGCCTGCAGAGCAAGCGTGCCGTAGGCGTCAGGCCGCGCCTGGGCTGGCTGGGTGGCAAGGACGCCGAGCTGTTGGCCGATGTGCTGCCAGCGTTGGCCGGTGAAGTGGACTGGGTGGTGCTGGGCGACTGTCCGGCGGCCATGCGGCCTTTCGTGGCAGAACTGCACCCGGGTGTCGGGCAGCAGCAGTTGGCGGGCGCCCTGGCCGCATTGAACCTTGATCTTGCCTTGGTACCGATGGCCGAAACCCTGGGCAACGCCTGCTCGGCCGACCTGCGCGTCCTGCAGCATGCCGCTTGCGGGCATCCGGTCATTTGCAGCCGGGTGCCGGGGTTTGTCGGTGGCGAGGTATTGCCGCTGTCGCGCGTGAGCAACGAGGCGCAAGACTGGATCCGCACGATTCGCCTGCACCTGGAGGATCGTGAGGCCTCGGCGACCCTGGGAGACGCCTTGCAGTCGGCCGTGCGTGCCCAGTGGCTGCTCGAAGGTGAGCGCCTGGACGCCTGGCGACAGGCCTGGCTGGCTGATTGA
- a CDS encoding SAM-dependent methyltransferase produces MSNDLDTFIAAYSDSFGYAYDNNIILNWYPQRIMALCTQAQSLLELGVGHGFSTHRFSKFFSKHTVIDGSASVIAQFKAQYPDSPAEIVESYFETFDTDQRFDLIVMGFVLEHVDDPQVVLQRFKRFLAPGGRCFVLVPNGESLHRRFGHAAGLLDDMMALGSGDLELGHVRSYSLQSLTAELQAAGLEVVRKEGVFLKPFTTGQLKELNLGADIVQAMCTVGIDYPELSCALMLEATVAAS; encoded by the coding sequence ATGAGCAACGATCTTGATACCTTCATCGCCGCCTACAGCGACAGCTTTGGCTATGCGTATGACAACAACATCATTCTCAATTGGTATCCCCAACGCATCATGGCGCTGTGCACCCAGGCGCAAAGCCTGCTGGAGCTCGGCGTGGGCCATGGTTTCAGTACCCATCGCTTCTCGAAGTTCTTCAGCAAACACACGGTCATCGACGGCTCCGCCTCGGTGATCGCCCAGTTCAAGGCCCAGTACCCGGACAGCCCGGCCGAGATTGTCGAAAGTTATTTCGAGACCTTCGACACCGACCAGCGTTTCGATCTCATCGTGATGGGCTTCGTGCTTGAGCACGTCGATGATCCGCAGGTCGTGCTGCAACGGTTCAAGCGTTTCCTGGCGCCGGGGGGGCGTTGCTTCGTGCTGGTGCCCAATGGCGAGTCCCTGCATCGGCGCTTCGGCCATGCTGCCGGGTTGCTTGACGACATGATGGCGCTGGGCAGCGGCGATCTGGAACTGGGTCATGTGCGCAGCTATTCGCTACAGTCCCTGACGGCCGAGCTGCAAGCCGCAGGGCTTGAGGTGGTGCGCAAGGAAGGCGTGTTCCTCAAGCCTTTCACCACCGGTCAACTGAAGGAATTGAACCTGGGGGCGGACATCGTCCAGGCCATGTGCACCGTGGGGATCGATTACCCGGAGCTCAGTTGCGCGCTCATGCTCGAAGCGACAGTCGCTGCGTCATGA
- a CDS encoding carbamoyl-phosphate synthase subunit L, translating to MKTVMVTGVGAIMGYGLLKSLRAADASVRLIGTDIYDDAVGRAWSDAFEQAPLTADPGYGQWLGDTLARHKVDLLIPGIEQDLHWLSDNRALLATLDCRVVLNNSHLIDLSRDKWAMDQALVALGDACRIPSLLSGDFHSLTAALGLPFLLKPRRSYASKGLVWVREERDFTPHAPLLGEYLMAQPIIGSAADEFTVAAFGDGRGDPGPIIAFQRRLASDGSTAKAWVYQDDSLEQVVVRLCRAFKPEGPTNLQFRRGGDGSWRLLEINPRISSTSSIRRAFGYNEAAMCLDYYLHGKTLARPTLRSGFAVRYIEDFIVYDRDHF from the coding sequence ATGAAGACCGTCATGGTGACTGGCGTAGGGGCCATCATGGGCTATGGCCTGCTCAAGTCCTTGCGTGCGGCGGATGCCTCTGTCCGGCTGATCGGCACCGATATCTACGACGACGCTGTCGGGCGCGCCTGGAGCGATGCATTCGAGCAAGCCCCGCTGACCGCTGACCCGGGATATGGCCAATGGCTGGGCGACACCCTGGCCCGGCACAAGGTTGACCTGCTGATTCCGGGGATCGAACAGGACCTCCATTGGCTGTCGGACAACCGCGCGTTGTTGGCCACGCTTGACTGCCGGGTGGTGCTCAACAATTCGCACCTGATCGACCTTTCCCGGGATAAATGGGCCATGGACCAGGCGCTGGTGGCGCTGGGGGATGCCTGCCGTATTCCCAGCCTGCTGTCCGGGGACTTTCATTCGCTCACGGCCGCGCTGGGCCTGCCGTTCCTGCTCAAGCCACGCAGGAGCTACGCTTCCAAGGGGCTGGTCTGGGTTCGCGAGGAGCGCGACTTCACGCCTCACGCGCCGTTGCTGGGTGAGTACCTCATGGCCCAACCGATCATTGGCAGCGCGGCCGACGAGTTCACCGTGGCGGCGTTTGGCGACGGTCGCGGCGACCCCGGGCCGATCATTGCCTTCCAGCGCCGCCTGGCCTCGGATGGCTCCACCGCCAAGGCTTGGGTGTATCAGGACGATTCGCTGGAACAGGTGGTGGTCAGGTTATGCCGTGCCTTCAAGCCTGAGGGGCCGACCAACTTGCAGTTCCGGCGTGGCGGCGACGGTTCCTGGCGCCTGCTGGAGATCAATCCGCGGATCTCCTCGACCAGTTCGATACGCCGCGCATTCGGCTACAACGAGGCGGCCATGTGCCTGGACTATTACCTGCACGGCAAGACGCTGGCCCGGCCTACGCTGCGCAGTGGTTTCGCTGTTCGTTATATAGAGGACTTCATTGTCTATGATCGGGATCATTTCTGA
- the phhB gene encoding pterin-4-alpha-carbinolamine dehydratase (4-alpha-hydroxytetrahydrobiopterin dehydratase activity; catalyzes the formation of (6R)-6-(L-erythro-1,2-dihydroxypropyl)-7,8-dihydro-6H-pterin from (6R)-6-(L-erythro-1,2-dihydroxypropyl)-5,6,7,8-tetrahydro-4a-hydroxypterin; functions in recycling tetrahydrobiopterin (BH4) in phenylalanine hydroxylase reaction): MNTLNQAHCEACRADAPQVSDEELPVLIKQIPDWNIEVRDSVMQLEKVFLFKNFKHALAFTNAVGEISEAEGHHPGLLTEWGKVTVTWWSHSIKGLHRNDFIMAARTDEVAKTAEGRK, from the coding sequence ATGAACACTCTGAACCAAGCCCATTGCGAAGCCTGCCGCGCCGATGCCCCGCAAGTCAGCGACGAAGAACTGCCGGTACTGATCAAGCAGATCCCGGACTGGAACATCGAAGTGCGCGACAGCGTGATGCAGCTGGAAAAGGTCTTCCTGTTCAAGAATTTCAAGCACGCCCTGGCCTTCACCAACGCCGTCGGCGAGATCTCCGAAGCCGAGGGCCATCACCCGGGCTTGCTGACCGAATGGGGCAAAGTCACCGTGACCTGGTGGAGCCACTCCATCAAGGGCCTGCACCGCAATGACTTCATCATGGCCGCGCGCACCGATGAAGTGGCCAAGACCGCCGAGGGTCGCAAGTAA